One Thermoanaerobacter pseudethanolicus ATCC 33223 DNA window includes the following coding sequences:
- a CDS encoding FAD-dependent oxidoreductase, with protein METDVLVIGGSAGGILAALSAKKTYKDKKVTVVRMGERVMVPCGIPYIFGTLKDTSKNVIPDAMLTNAGIDLIIDEVLSIDRENKKVNAKKSGEISYKKLILATGSLPIVPTFIPGHDLENVFTIKKDEEYLKFVQQKINEAQDVVVIGGGFIGVEMAEQVQLLGKNVTIIEVADKLLWQAFDHEYSDMAEATLKEHGITIKTNTKVTKLVGDTKVKEVELDTGEKIKADVVILAMGVKPNTKLAEAAGIKLNEKGAITVDEYMRTNDPDIFAVGDCAEKKCFFTRKNVPILLASTAANEAKIAGVNVFQLRLVRENKGTISAFSTKIYNTAFAAAGLTETQAKAEGFDIVIGEFSTMDKHPGTLPNAKSVKIKLIFSRYSGVILGAQIAGGENVGEMINILSLAIQKGTTASELNTFQVATHPLLTSSPVSYPINSAALDAMSKI; from the coding sequence ATGGAAACTGATGTTTTGGTCATTGGAGGAAGTGCAGGTGGAATTTTAGCAGCTTTATCTGCTAAAAAAACTTACAAAGATAAGAAAGTAACTGTTGTAAGAATGGGAGAACGGGTAATGGTTCCTTGCGGTATCCCGTACATTTTTGGAACATTAAAAGACACATCTAAAAATGTTATACCCGATGCAATGCTTACCAATGCTGGTATTGATTTAATAATAGATGAAGTTCTTTCAATTGATAGGGAAAACAAGAAAGTTAATGCTAAAAAGAGTGGAGAAATTTCCTACAAAAAACTAATTTTAGCGACAGGTTCTTTGCCAATAGTTCCTACTTTTATACCAGGGCATGACTTAGAAAATGTATTTACAATAAAAAAAGACGAAGAATACTTAAAATTTGTTCAGCAAAAGATTAACGAGGCTCAGGATGTTGTAGTAATTGGCGGTGGATTTATTGGTGTTGAAATGGCAGAGCAGGTGCAACTTCTTGGCAAAAATGTAACAATAATTGAGGTTGCTGACAAGCTTTTGTGGCAAGCCTTTGACCATGAATACAGTGATATGGCAGAAGCCACATTAAAAGAACATGGTATAACAATAAAAACAAATACAAAAGTTACAAAACTTGTAGGGGATACAAAAGTAAAAGAAGTTGAATTAGATACAGGTGAAAAAATAAAAGCTGACGTTGTCATATTAGCTATGGGCGTAAAACCAAATACTAAATTAGCTGAAGCTGCAGGTATAAAACTTAATGAAAAAGGAGCAATAACAGTTGATGAATACATGAGAACTAACGATCCAGACATATTCGCCGTTGGTGACTGTGCAGAAAAGAAATGCTTCTTTACAAGAAAGAATGTTCCTATACTTCTTGCCTCTACTGCGGCTAATGAGGCAAAAATTGCAGGTGTAAATGTATTTCAATTAAGATTGGTTAGGGAAAATAAAGGTACAATAAGTGCTTTTTCTACAAAGATATACAATACTGCTTTTGCTGCTGCAGGTCTTACAGAAACGCAAGCAAAAGCTGAAGGCTTTGATATAGTAATCGGAGAATTTAGCACAATGGACAAACATCCTGGAACTTTGCCTAATGCAAAGAGTGTGAAGATAAAATTGATTTTCTCAAGATATTCTGGAGTCATATTAGGAGCTCAAATAGCAGGAGGAGAAAATGTTGGTGAAATGATTAATATTTTAAGTCTTGCAATACAAAAAGGAACAACAGCGTCAGAACTAAATACATTCCAAGTGGCGACACATCCACTACTCACATCTTCTCCTGTGTCATACCCAATAAATTCAGCTGCTTTAGATGCTATGTCAAAGATATGA
- a CDS encoding iron ABC transporter substrate-binding protein: MSKQLKKFNGIVAILLVIVISLTACSKASQNQSQTSQTSKETVQTVTDLVGRQVEIKTPVHKVVGIGPGALRLITYIDGIDRVAGVENIEKKLVDGRTYNMIFQEKLAQLPTIGQGGPDSTADAEKLVEVNPDVIFVISLLDKAKADDLQAKTGIPVVVLSYGKLGTFEEDVYTSLEIIGKIMGKEDRAKEVVDYIKGIQKDLQDRTKDIPEDKKPTVYIGALGFKGAHGIESTQGNYPPFMAVNAKNVADTLGQKGSIMIEREKLLDWNPDIIFIDEGNFDLVKQDYQKNTDFYKSLKAVKNDNVYGILPYNNYTTNIDTALVDSYWVGKVLYPEAFKDIDPVEKAKEIYSLFFGDYGKNVYDKMEEVYGGFEKIKF, from the coding sequence GTGTCAAAACAATTAAAAAAATTTAATGGAATAGTTGCTATTTTGTTAGTGATTGTTATTTCTTTGACAGCTTGTAGTAAAGCTTCACAAAATCAATCTCAAACTTCTCAAACTTCCAAGGAAACAGTTCAAACAGTTACAGATTTAGTTGGAAGACAGGTAGAGATAAAGACCCCAGTACATAAAGTTGTAGGGATAGGTCCAGGAGCTTTAAGACTTATAACCTATATAGATGGGATTGATAGAGTCGCAGGAGTAGAAAATATAGAGAAAAAACTTGTAGATGGTAGAACCTACAATATGATTTTTCAAGAGAAATTAGCTCAACTTCCTACTATTGGACAAGGTGGTCCTGATTCTACAGCAGATGCAGAGAAATTAGTTGAAGTAAATCCTGACGTTATTTTTGTGATATCTTTGCTCGACAAAGCCAAAGCTGATGACTTGCAGGCCAAAACAGGAATTCCTGTGGTAGTTTTAAGCTATGGCAAACTCGGGACTTTTGAAGAGGATGTATATACCTCATTAGAGATTATAGGAAAGATTATGGGAAAAGAGGATAGAGCTAAAGAAGTAGTTGACTACATCAAAGGAATTCAAAAAGATTTACAGGACAGGACAAAGGATATACCAGAGGATAAAAAGCCAACCGTTTATATAGGTGCACTAGGATTTAAAGGTGCACACGGTATAGAGAGTACACAAGGGAATTATCCGCCTTTTATGGCTGTAAATGCAAAAAATGTAGCTGATACTTTAGGACAAAAAGGAAGTATCATGATAGAAAGAGAAAAATTATTAGATTGGAATCCTGATATAATATTCATTGATGAAGGGAACTTTGATTTAGTTAAACAAGATTATCAAAAAAATACTGATTTTTATAAAAGTTTGAAGGCTGTTAAAAATGACAATGTATATGGAATTTTACCTTACAACAATTACACTACAAATATTGACACAGCTTTGGTAGATTCCTATTGGGTTGGAAAAGTTCTTTATCCAGAAGCATTTAAAGATATCGATCCTGTAGAAAAGGCAAAAGAAATTTATAGTTTGTTTTTTGGAGATTACGGAAAAAATGTGTATGACAAAATGGAAGAAGTGTATGGGGGTTTTGAAAAAATTAAGTTTTAG
- a CDS encoding FecCD family ABC transporter permease, with translation MRQSYIYTVPDSYNKYIKRKILIIFLTALATLVLAVYAINAGSAGISTYDVIKTLLGKGEERFRIIVWNIRMPRVLTAIVAGIGLSVAGCVTQSILRNPLASPFTLGISQGAAFGAAVAIIVFGAGSTANSDSVIINNPYLVVFFAFLGSMGSTIVVLMLAKSFRVTPEAMVLAGVALGSLFSAVTMILQYFADDVKVASVVFWTFGDIGRASWKDLGIMSVVVGISLIYFMFNRWNYNALDSGEETAKGLGVDVERVRLLGMFVSSLIAAVITSFVGIIGFIGLVGPHIMRRLIGGDHRFLIPASSVMGGLILLASDTLGRTIISPVVLPVGAITSFLGAPIFLYVLSRGYKR, from the coding sequence TTGAGACAGTCATATATATATACTGTACCGGATAGCTATAATAAATATATCAAAAGAAAAATATTGATTATATTTTTAACAGCTTTGGCTACACTTGTACTTGCAGTATATGCTATAAATGCAGGTTCGGCTGGCATTAGTACCTATGATGTCATAAAAACGTTGTTAGGTAAGGGAGAAGAGAGATTTCGTATCATAGTTTGGAACATTAGGATGCCAAGGGTTTTAACAGCAATTGTAGCAGGAATTGGTCTTTCAGTTGCAGGATGTGTAACACAAAGCATTTTAAGAAATCCCTTAGCCTCTCCTTTTACTTTAGGTATTTCTCAAGGAGCAGCTTTTGGAGCAGCAGTAGCTATAATTGTGTTTGGTGCAGGTAGTACTGCAAATTCTGATTCTGTGATTATAAACAATCCTTATTTAGTAGTCTTTTTTGCTTTTTTGGGTTCTATGGGTTCGACAATAGTCGTATTGATGTTGGCAAAAAGTTTTAGAGTAACTCCTGAGGCTATGGTTTTGGCAGGAGTAGCTTTAGGGTCTTTGTTTTCAGCTGTTACTATGATTTTGCAGTATTTTGCTGATGATGTAAAAGTGGCTTCTGTAGTTTTTTGGACTTTTGGAGATATAGGAAGGGCATCATGGAAGGATTTAGGTATAATGTCTGTAGTTGTAGGCATTTCTCTGATATATTTTATGTTTAACAGATGGAACTATAATGCTTTAGACAGTGGAGAAGAAACGGCAAAAGGCCTTGGAGTTGACGTGGAAAGAGTAAGATTATTGGGCATGTTTGTCTCTTCTTTAATTGCTGCCGTTATTACCTCCTTTGTAGGAATTATAGGCTTTATTGGACTTGTTGGGCCTCACATAATGAGGAGATTAATTGGAGGAGACCATAGATTTTTAATTCCTGCTTCTTCTGTAATGGGAGGTTTAATACTTTTAGCATCAGACACTTTAGGCAGAACTATTATTTCTCCGGTAGTGTTACCTGTGGGAGCTATAACCTCCTTTTTGGGAGCACCGATTTTCCTCTATGTGCTTTCAAGGGGGTATAAGAGATGA
- a CDS encoding ABC transporter ATP-binding protein, which produces MILDIDGIEFSYTSVPVLKDVKFTLQRGELLSILGNNGAGKSTLLKCINKILKPHKGTIYIEKDEISKLSRIEVAKRIGYVAQRNENGRFTVFDAVLLGRKPHIKWDVTERDIKIVNEVLKKFDLEKLSLRYLSELSGGELQKVVIARALAQQPIVMLLDEPTNNLDLKNQIEVLRIVKETVKEQNIAAIVIIHDLNLALRFSDKFLLLKDNTIFAYGGMEVMTEENIQAVYGIPVAVEKCRNIPIVIPL; this is translated from the coding sequence ATGATTTTGGATATAGATGGTATTGAATTCAGCTATACCAGTGTACCTGTTTTAAAAGATGTTAAATTTACTCTTCAAAGAGGAGAATTACTTTCTATCTTAGGAAACAATGGGGCTGGTAAGTCTACTCTTTTGAAGTGTATAAATAAAATTTTAAAGCCTCACAAAGGGACGATATATATCGAAAAAGATGAAATTTCAAAACTAAGTAGAATAGAAGTAGCTAAAAGGATAGGTTATGTGGCTCAAAGGAATGAGAATGGTCGATTTACTGTATTTGATGCGGTACTTTTAGGAAGAAAACCTCATATAAAGTGGGATGTGACTGAAAGGGATATAAAGATTGTAAATGAGGTATTAAAAAAATTTGACTTAGAAAAGTTATCACTGCGTTATTTAAGTGAGTTAAGTGGAGGAGAATTGCAAAAAGTGGTCATAGCAAGGGCATTGGCACAGCAACCTATTGTAATGCTTTTGGATGAGCCGACAAATAATTTGGATTTAAAAAACCAAATCGAGGTTTTAAGAATTGTGAAAGAGACAGTGAAAGAGCAAAATATAGCAGCAATTGTTATAATCCATGATTTAAATTTGGCACTTAGATTTTCTGATAAATTTTTACTTTTAAAAGATAACACCATTTTTGCCTATGGTGGAATGGAAGTCATGACGGAGGAAAATATACAAGCTGTTTATGGTATACCTGTTGCAGTAGAAAAATGCCGTAATATACCAATAGTTATACCACTCTAA
- the tsaA gene encoding tRNA (N6-threonylcarbamoyladenosine(37)-N6)-methyltransferase TrmO translates to MDLIPIGIVHSPYEKRGDAPKQGRMSDKEAVLKIYPEFVDGLCDIESKKHIIVLYWCHLGKRDVLKTVTPWGPEVKGVFATRSPSRPNPIAFCVADLVKVEGNKLYVKGVDALDGSPILDIKPYVYELDSIKGPEDTL, encoded by the coding sequence TTGGATTTAATACCTATAGGAATTGTTCACAGCCCTTATGAAAAAAGAGGAGATGCTCCAAAGCAAGGTAGGATGTCGGATAAAGAGGCAGTTTTAAAAATATACCCTGAATTTGTAGATGGGCTTTGTGATATTGAAAGCAAAAAACACATAATTGTGCTTTATTGGTGCCATTTAGGAAAACGGGATGTTTTAAAGACAGTTACACCTTGGGGACCAGAGGTAAAAGGGGTTTTTGCTACTCGATCTCCTTCAAGGCCAAACCCTATTGCTTTTTGTGTTGCCGACCTTGTAAAAGTTGAAGGAAATAAACTTTATGTAAAAGGTGTGGATGCTTTAGATGGAAGTCCTATACTGGATATAAAGCCTTATGTTTATGAACTTGACAGTATAAAAGGTCCAGAGGATACATTGTAA
- a CDS encoding FmdE family protein yields the protein MLGGCKVEKELWEKCVAFHGHECPGLAIGFRACEAAIKKLNLSFSKDEEVVCVTENNACGVDAVQYITGCTFGKGNLIYRDRGKQAFTFFRRDTNEGIRIVLKAFNHSNDRKKWQEYLLNAPLEEIFDFKTPTYGIPPKAKIYPSIQCEICGEYAAENKIRFKEGKKVCIDCFGE from the coding sequence ATGTTAGGAGGATGCAAAGTGGAAAAAGAATTATGGGAAAAGTGCGTAGCTTTTCATGGTCACGAATGTCCAGGTCTTGCGATAGGCTTTAGAGCTTGTGAGGCAGCGATCAAAAAACTAAACCTTTCATTTTCCAAAGATGAAGAGGTAGTCTGTGTGACTGAGAACAACGCTTGTGGTGTTGATGCAGTTCAATATATTACAGGTTGCACTTTTGGGAAAGGAAATCTCATTTACAGAGATAGAGGCAAGCAGGCTTTTACTTTTTTCAGGCGTGATACTAATGAAGGTATAAGGATAGTGCTAAAAGCTTTTAATCACTCCAATGACAGAAAGAAATGGCAAGAATATTTATTGAATGCACCATTAGAAGAAATATTTGATTTTAAAACTCCTACTTATGGTATACCACCAAAGGCAAAAATATACCCTTCAATACAATGTGAAATATGCGGCGAATATGCTGCGGAAAACAAGATAAGATTTAAAGAAGGGAAAAAGGTCTGTATAGATTGTTTTGGGGAGTAG
- a CDS encoding DUF1847 domain-containing protein: MKAIYTCGICPKKPCAKGEANFPKNCPTVERRDIVEQSVAIYKQDEMVHKIMNFANTLPKKKNGELRSRTEEIIEFIKQMGFKTIGVAFCYSTSKEAKQFVKLLEQYDLKIVPVCCKVGSIDIEDIDIQKDKEGFVATCNPITQAEIMNQENTELNVVIGLCVGHDILFNKYSKGLVTTLVAKDRKYAHCPVKGLEAVKV, encoded by the coding sequence ATGAAAGCAATTTATACTTGTGGAATATGTCCTAAAAAGCCTTGTGCTAAAGGGGAGGCTAATTTCCCGAAAAATTGTCCTACTGTTGAAAGAAGGGATATAGTAGAACAATCAGTAGCAATATATAAACAAGATGAAATGGTTCATAAAATAATGAACTTTGCCAATACTCTTCCTAAAAAGAAAAATGGAGAGTTGAGAAGTAGAACTGAGGAAATAATAGAGTTTATTAAACAGATGGGATTTAAAACTATTGGCGTTGCATTTTGTTATTCTACGAGTAAAGAAGCGAAACAATTTGTAAAATTATTAGAACAATATGATTTAAAAATTGTTCCTGTTTGCTGTAAAGTCGGTTCTATTGATATAGAAGATATAGACATTCAAAAAGATAAAGAGGGATTTGTTGCTACTTGCAATCCTATAACACAGGCAGAGATAATGAACCAAGAAAATACAGAACTCAATGTAGTAATAGGTCTTTGCGTAGGCCATGACATACTTTTTAATAAATATTCTAAAGGGTTAGTCACAACACTGGTGGCAAAGGACAGAAAATACGCTCATTGTCCTGTAAAAGGATTAGAAGCTGTTAAGGTATAA
- a CDS encoding ribonucleoside triphosphate reductase, giving the protein MKIAIKVIKRDGREVEFDKIKIANAIYKAFKAVGEGEYKDALEIADEVTEYVENNLEGIASVEQIQDIVEQYLIKHGYAKAAKAYILYRKQHQEIREFKKMFMDIEKMVDEYIGKQDWRVNENSNMSYSLQGLNNHISSTITAYYWLNKIYPPEVRDAHVNGDLHIHDLGLLSVYCCGWDLRDLLLSGFTGVEGKVQSKPPKHFRSALGQIVNFFYTLQGEAAGAQAFSNFDTYLAPFIYYDNLSYKEVKQALQEFIFNINVPTRVGFQTPFTNITMDLVVPEIMADEPVIIGGQLMDKTYKEFQKEMDMLNIAFAEVMMEGDASGRIFTFPIPTYNITKNFDWDSPVIDKIMEMTAKYGLPYFSNFVNSDLDPNDVRSMCCRLRLDNRELRKRGGGLFGANPLTGSIGVVTINMPRIGYLSKSKEEFFQRLERLMDIAKTSLEIKREVLEKMTEMGLYPYSKFYLRDIKKRFGFYWQNHFNTIGLIGMNEALLNFIGVSIASEEGRKFALEVLDFMRHKLEQYQLESNFMYNLEASPAEGASYRLAKKDKELFPDIITAGSDVPYYTNSTQLPVDFTEDIFTALDLQEELQTKYTGGTVFHGFIGESINDVTTCKALVKKIAYNYRIPYYTITPTFSICEDHGYISGEHFECPYCGKECEVYSRVVGYYRPVKNWNEGKKKEFKDRKEFVV; this is encoded by the coding sequence ATGAAAATTGCTATAAAGGTTATAAAAAGAGATGGAAGGGAAGTTGAGTTTGATAAGATAAAGATTGCAAATGCTATATACAAAGCTTTTAAAGCAGTGGGAGAAGGGGAATACAAAGATGCCCTTGAAATAGCAGATGAAGTGACAGAGTACGTAGAAAATAATTTAGAAGGAATAGCCAGTGTAGAGCAGATTCAAGATATTGTAGAGCAATACTTAATAAAGCATGGTTATGCTAAAGCGGCAAAGGCCTATATTTTATACAGAAAACAGCATCAAGAGATAAGAGAATTTAAAAAAATGTTTATGGACATTGAAAAAATGGTGGATGAATACATAGGGAAGCAAGATTGGAGAGTAAATGAAAATAGCAATATGAGTTATTCACTTCAAGGTTTAAATAATCATATCTCCAGTACGATAACAGCTTATTACTGGTTAAACAAAATATATCCTCCAGAAGTTAGAGATGCCCATGTAAATGGAGATTTGCACATTCATGACTTAGGCCTTTTATCTGTGTATTGCTGTGGATGGGATTTAAGGGATTTACTGCTTTCTGGATTTACAGGGGTAGAGGGGAAAGTTCAAAGCAAACCTCCAAAGCACTTTAGGTCCGCTCTTGGACAGATTGTCAATTTTTTCTATACACTTCAAGGGGAAGCAGCCGGTGCACAAGCTTTTTCTAATTTTGATACCTATTTGGCACCTTTTATATATTACGATAATCTTTCTTACAAAGAGGTTAAGCAAGCTTTACAGGAGTTTATATTTAACATAAATGTTCCAACTAGAGTGGGATTTCAAACTCCTTTTACAAACATAACTATGGATCTTGTGGTACCGGAGATTATGGCAGATGAACCTGTTATAATTGGCGGTCAATTGATGGATAAAACGTATAAAGAATTTCAAAAAGAAATGGACATGCTAAATATAGCATTTGCAGAAGTTATGATGGAAGGAGATGCCAGCGGCAGGATATTTACTTTTCCAATACCCACTTATAATATAACTAAAAATTTTGACTGGGATAGTCCTGTCATAGATAAAATAATGGAAATGACTGCGAAGTATGGTTTACCTTATTTTAGCAATTTTGTAAATAGTGATTTAGATCCCAATGATGTGCGTAGTATGTGCTGTCGGTTGAGGTTGGACAACAGAGAATTAAGAAAGCGTGGGGGCGGGCTTTTTGGAGCGAACCCTCTTACAGGTTCAATAGGAGTTGTAACAATAAATATGCCAAGAATTGGATATTTATCTAAATCAAAAGAAGAGTTTTTCCAAAGGTTAGAAAGGCTTATGGATATTGCAAAAACAAGCCTTGAAATAAAGAGAGAAGTTTTAGAGAAAATGACTGAAATGGGATTGTATCCTTATTCAAAATTTTACTTAAGAGATATAAAAAAGAGATTTGGATTTTACTGGCAAAACCATTTTAACACGATAGGACTCATTGGAATGAATGAAGCACTATTAAATTTCATTGGAGTAAGCATAGCCAGTGAAGAGGGAAGGAAATTTGCACTTGAAGTATTAGATTTTATGAGGCATAAATTAGAACAATATCAATTAGAATCTAATTTCATGTACAATTTAGAAGCCTCCCCTGCAGAAGGAGCTTCCTATAGATTGGCTAAAAAAGATAAAGAATTATTCCCAGATATAATAACTGCAGGTAGCGATGTGCCTTACTATACAAATTCCACCCAGCTTCCTGTGGACTTTACTGAAGATATATTTACTGCTTTAGACTTACAAGAAGAGTTACAAACAAAATACACAGGAGGTACAGTATTTCACGGATTTATTGGAGAGAGTATAAACGATGTTACTACCTGCAAAGCTCTAGTCAAAAAAATAGCTTATAATTATAGAATTCCTTATTACACTATAACTCCAACTTTTTCAATCTGTGAAGACCATGGGTATATTTCGGGTGAACATTTTGAATGTCCTTACTGTGGGAAAGAATGTGAGGTTTACAGCCGCGTAGTGGGATATTATAGGCCAGTAAAGAATTGGAATGAAGGAAAGAAAAAAGAGTTTAAGGACAGAAAGGAATTTGTTGTATGA
- a CDS encoding anaerobic ribonucleoside-triphosphate reductase activating protein, whose product MMYDFMLVSFADFPGKIAATVFVSGCNFKCPYCHNSYLIQIREGIRSEKEFFDYLKKRANLIEGVCITGGEPTLWKGLKDFIKNIKDLNFEVKLDTNGSRPQVLENLLDEGLLDYIAMDIKAPIEKYGIFLKNKKEIDNVQKSVEIIKNSDIDYEFRTTVNDKLLTLEDFEALADWISPAKRYTLQRYKYAEGVLDKEKSGIQDCDINFLKKIKEKLNGNFGEILIRE is encoded by the coding sequence ATGATGTACGATTTTATGCTTGTTTCTTTTGCCGATTTCCCAGGAAAAATTGCAGCCACTGTTTTTGTAAGTGGTTGCAATTTTAAGTGTCCTTACTGCCATAACTCTTATTTAATTCAAATAAGGGAAGGTATACGGAGTGAAAAGGAGTTTTTTGATTACCTTAAAAAGAGAGCAAATTTAATAGAAGGAGTGTGTATTACAGGTGGAGAACCTACTCTTTGGAAAGGGCTTAAAGATTTTATAAAAAATATAAAGGACTTAAATTTTGAGGTTAAGCTTGACACTAATGGTTCAAGACCACAAGTGTTAGAAAATTTATTAGATGAAGGATTGCTCGATTATATAGCTATGGATATAAAAGCGCCAATAGAAAAATATGGCATATTTTTAAAAAACAAAAAAGAGATAGATAATGTTCAAAAAAGTGTAGAGATAATTAAAAATTCTGATATAGATTACGAATTTAGAACTACTGTAAATGACAAACTACTTACTTTAGAAGATTTTGAGGCTTTAGCTGATTGGATTTCTCCTGCGAAAAGGTATACTTTACAAAGGTACAAGTATGCTGAAGGAGTATTGGATAAGGAGAAAAGTGGAATTCAAGATTGTGATATTAACTTTTTAAAAAAAATAAAAGAAAAACTGAATGGAAATTTTGGAGAAATATTAATAAGAGAATGA
- a CDS encoding DUF134 domain-containing protein, whose protein sequence is MPRPPKCRWVRSEPNVTHFKPVGVPMSMLDEVILTVEELEAIRLKDLEGLEQEECAEMMKVSRPTFFRIINSARQKVADALVNGKAIRVEGGNYRVYDEDQRGHRGMRHRHGQWGRED, encoded by the coding sequence ATGCCAAGACCTCCAAAATGCAGATGGGTTAGAAGTGAACCAAACGTGACGCATTTTAAACCTGTTGGCGTGCCTATGTCTATGTTAGATGAAGTTATACTAACAGTAGAGGAATTAGAAGCCATAAGACTTAAAGATTTGGAAGGTTTAGAGCAAGAAGAATGTGCTGAGATGATGAAGGTGTCAAGGCCTACGTTTTTTAGAATAATCAATTCAGCTAGACAAAAGGTAGCGGATGCTTTAGTCAATGGCAAGGCGATAAGGGTAGAAGGTGGCAATTACAGAGTTTATGATGAAGACCAAAGAGGTCATAGAGGCATGCGACATAGACATGGCCAGTGGGGTAGAGAAGATTAA
- a CDS encoding cysteine hydrolase family protein produces the protein MNFDSFLYNTRPFLNYLFDFYSNLDNKSLSSVIYDAGGVDKVSILIVDMVNGFCKSGPLASPRVAGIIEPIKNLIKASYRMGIKNVFFINDSHTVGAAEFGEFPQHCVKGSFESEIVDELKEVIEGEPVVFEKNSLNAFFGGELEGGNEFLKKTLEMIKEGKSTFIVVGDCTDLCVYQTAMSIKMIANANNLKVNVIVPENCVETYDISVKTAQSLKIMPHDGDLVHTMFLYHMKLNGIEIVKELLEE, from the coding sequence ATGAATTTTGATAGTTTTTTGTATAATACCAGACCTTTTCTAAATTACCTTTTTGATTTTTACAGCAATCTTGACAATAAGAGTCTCAGCAGTGTTATTTATGACGCTGGTGGGGTTGATAAGGTTTCAATACTGATTGTGGATATGGTAAATGGTTTTTGCAAAAGTGGTCCATTAGCCAGTCCAAGAGTAGCGGGCATAATAGAACCCATAAAAAATTTAATCAAGGCTTCTTATAGAATGGGCATAAAAAATGTCTTTTTTATAAATGATTCTCATACTGTAGGTGCAGCAGAATTTGGGGAGTTCCCACAACATTGCGTAAAAGGAAGTTTTGAAAGTGAAATTGTGGATGAATTGAAGGAAGTAATTGAAGGGGAACCGGTAGTTTTTGAAAAGAATTCTTTAAATGCGTTTTTCGGTGGGGAATTAGAAGGTGGAAATGAATTTTTAAAAAAGACTTTGGAAATGATAAAAGAAGGAAAATCTACTTTTATTGTAGTAGGAGATTGCACTGATTTATGCGTTTACCAGACGGCTATGTCTATAAAAATGATTGCAAATGCCAATAATCTTAAAGTTAATGTAATTGTACCAGAAAATTGTGTCGAGACCTATGACATTTCTGTCAAAACTGCCCAGTCCCTCAAGATAATGCCTCATGATGGTGATTTGGTACATACTATGTTTTTGTACCATATGAAATTAAACGGTATAGAAATTGTAAAGGAATTGTTGGAAGAGTAA